One genomic window of Punica granatum isolate Tunisia-2019 chromosome 1, ASM765513v2, whole genome shotgun sequence includes the following:
- the LOC116199708 gene encoding glycine dehydrogenase (decarboxylating), mitochondrial — MERARRIANRATILRRIVSGSKQYRHHESPAIYAPSRYVSSLSPYTSSSSSVLSRSRSELFQQTRPISVEALKPSDTFPRRHNSATPQEQSKMAQSCGFDTLDSLIDATVPKSIRIDSMKFSKFDEGLTEGQMLEHMKRLASMNKVYKSFIGMGYYGTFTPPVILRNIMENPAWYTQYTPYQAEISQGRLESLLNFQTVITDLTGLPMSNASLLDEGTAAAEAMAMCNNILKGKKKTFIIANNCHPQTIDICKTRADGFDLKVVTADLKDIDYSSGDVCGVLVQYPGTEGEVLDYAEFVKNAHAHGVKVVMASDLLALTMLKPPGELGADIVVGSAQRFGVPMGYGGPHAAFLATSQEYKRLMPGRIIGLSVDSTGKTALRMAMQTREQHIRRDKATSNICTAQALLANMAAMYAVYHGPEGLKTIAQRVHGLAGAFALGLKKLGTVEVQGLPFFDTVKVKCADAHAIADAASKNEMNLRIVDKNTITVSFDETTTLDDVNKLFKVFAGGKSVPFTATSLAPEVEPVIPSGLVRETPFLTHPIFNTYHTEHELLRYIHLLQSKDLSLCHSMIPLGSCTMKLNATTEMLPVTFPGFTDIHPFAPTEQAAGYQEMFEDLGNLLCTITGFDSFSLQPNAGAAGEYAGLMVIRAYHMGRGDHHRNVCIIPVSAHGTNPASAAMCGMKIVAVGTDSKGNINIEELRKAAEAHRDNLSALMVTYPSTHGVYEEAIDEICKIIHDNGGQVYMDGANMNAQVGLTSPGFIGADVCHLNLHKTFCIPHGGGGPGMGPIGVKKHLAPFLPSHPVVPTGGIPAPDKAHPLGTIAAAPWGSALILPISYTYIAMMGSKGLTDASKIAILNANYMAKRLENHYPILFRGVNGTVAHEFIVDLRGFKNTAGIEPEDVAKRLMDYGFHGPTMSWPVPGTLMIEPTESESKAELDRFCDALISIREEIAQIEKGKADIHTNVLKGAPHPPSLLMGDVWTKPYSREYAAFPASWLRTAKFWPTTGRVDNVYGDRNLICTLLPVSQMAEEAAAATA; from the exons ATGGAGCGTGCTCGGAGGATAGCCAACCGGGCCACGATCCTGAGGCGCATCGTCTCTGGGTCCAAGCAGTACCGCCACCATGAATCTCCCGCCATCTACGCCCCATCGAGATACGTCTCTTCCCTCAGCCCCtacacctcctcctcctcatccgTCCTCAGCCGCTCGAGATCCGAGCTCTTCCAGCAGACCCGACCCATTTCCGTGGAGGCCCTGAAGCCCAGCGACACGTTCCCCCGCCGCCACAACTCTGCCACCCCGCAGGAGCAGTCCAAGATGGCCCAGTCCTGCGGGTTCGACACCCTTGACTCCCTGATCGATGCCACCGTCCCGAAATCGATCCGAATCGACTCCATGAAGTTCTCCAAGTTCGACGAGGGGCTCACCGAGGGGCAAATGCTGGAGCACATGAAGAGATTGGCCTCCATGAACAAGGTCTACAAGTCCTTCATCGGGATGGGCTATTACGGCACCTTCACGCCGCCGGTGATCCTGAGGAACATCATGGAGAACCCTGCTTGGTACACTCAGTACACTCCCTATCAGGCCGAGATCTCTCAGGGCAGATTGGAGAGCCTGCTCAATTTCCAGACCGTGATCACTGATCTCACCGGCCTGCCGATGTCCAACGCGTCCCTCCTCGACGAGGGTACTGCTGCGGCTGAGGCCATGGCCATGTGCAACAACATActgaaggggaagaagaagacattCATCATCGCCAACAACTGCCACCCGCAGACCATCGACATCTGCAAGACCCGAGCTGACGGGTTCGACCTTAAGGTTGTCACTGCTGACCTCAAGGACATCGACTACAGTTCAGGGGATGTCTGCGGGGTCCTCGTGCAATATCCCGGGACAGAGGGCGAGGTCCTGGACTACGCTGAGTTCGTTAAGAATGCCCACGCCCATGGCGTTAAGGTTGTCATGGCGAGCGACCTGTTGGCACTCACTATGCTGAAGCCGCCGGGTGAACTGGGAGCCGATATTGTCGTGGGGTCTGCGCAGAGGTTCGGAGTCCCTATGGGTTACGGTGGGCCCCACGCAGCCTTTCTTGCCACCTCCCAGGAATACAAGAGGCTGATGCCTGGGAGGATCATTGGACTGAGTGTGGATTCCACGGGGAAGACTGCCCTGCGTATGGCGATGCAGACGAGGGAGCAGCACATCCGGAGGGACAAGGCAACCAGCAACATTTGCACTGCTCAG GCATTGCTTGCCAATATGGCTGCAATGTATGCTGTCTACCACGGGCCTGAAGGCCTCAAGACTATTGCGCAACGTGTCCATGGGCTTGCTGGGGCCTTCGCTCTGGGGTTAAAGAAGCTCGGGACTGTGGAAGTTCAGGGCCTCCCTTTCTTTGATACCGTGAAGGTCAAGTGCGCTGATGCACATGCGATAGCTGATGCTGCTTCCAAGAATGAGATGAACTTAAGAATTGTTGACAAGAACACC ATTACTGTTTCCTTTGACGAGACTACTACCTTGGATGATGTCAACAAACTCTTCAAAGTGTTCGCTGGTGGAAAATCC GTGCCATTTACTGCCACATCTCTTGCACCAGAGGTTGAACCGGTTATCCCATCTGGTCTCGTGAGGGAGACTCCTTTCCTGACCCATCCGATCTTTAACAC GTACCATACCGAGCATGAGCTGCTCAGGTACATCCACCTGCTCCAGTCCAAGGATCTCTCTCTGTGCCACAGTATGATTCCATTGGGATCTTGTACGATGAAACTGAATGCAACCACAGAGATGCTGCCTGTGACGTTCCCTGGGTTCACTGACATTCACCCTTTTGCCCCTACGGAGCAGGCTGCAGGTTATCAG GAAATGTTTGAGGATTTGGGCAATCTTTTGTGCACGATTACTGGTTTTGACTCCTTCTCTCTGCAACCTAATGCTGGGGCCGCTGGAGAGTATGCGGGGCTCATGGTTATCCGTGCATATCATATG GGTAGAGGAGACCACCACCGGAATGTGTGCATTATTCCAGTCTCTGCCCATGGGACAAATCCTGCAAGTGCTGCTATGTGTGGGATGAAGATTGTTGCAGTCGGGACTGATTCAAAGGGTAACATCAACATTGAGGAGCTGAGGAAAGCTGCTGAGGCTCACAGGGACAACCTCTCCGCTCTTATG gtTACTTATCCATCAACTCATGGAGTGTACGAGGAagctattgatgaaatatGCAAGATAATTCATGACAATGGAGGGCAAGTGTACATGGATGGCGCTAACATGAATGCACag GTGGGATTGACAAGCCCAGGATTTATTGGAGCTGATGTTTGTCATCTCAACCTCCACAAGACCTTCTGCATCCCGCATGGAGGTGGGGGACCTGGAATGGGCCCAATTGGTGTGAAGAAACACTTGGCACCTTTCTTACCTTCTCACCCTGTG GTACCAACCGGTGGTATCCCTGCCCCCGACAAAGCTCATCCATTGGGAACAATCGCGGCTGCTCCTTGGGGCTCGGCTCTTATCCTTCCGATTTCCTACACTTACATAGCAATGATGGGCTCAAAGGGACTCACTGATGCATCGAAGATCGCTATTCTGAACGCGAACTACATGGCAAAACGCTTGGAG AATCACTACCCAATATTGTTCCGTGGAGTTAATGGAACGGTTGCACATGAATTTATTGTGGACCTTAGAGGCTTTAAG AATACTGCTGGAATTGAACCGGAAGATGTTGCCAAACGTCTAATGGACTATGGCTTCCATGGCCCGACTATGTCATGGCCCGTGCCTGGGACTCTCATGATTGAGCCCACTGAAAGTGAAAGCAAG GCTGAGTTGGACCGGTTCTGTGATGCCCTGATCTCCATTAGAGAAGAAATCGCACAAATCGAAAAGGGGAAGGCTGATATCCACACCAATGTCCTTAAG GGGGCTCCTCACCCTCCTTCGCTGCTCATGGGAGATGTGTGGACGAAGCCATACTCTCGGGAATATGCAGCTTTCCCTGCTTCATGGCTCCGCACTGCAAAATTCTGGCCAACAACTG GTCGTGTCGACAATGTGTACGGAGACCGCAACCTCATCTGCACTCTCCTCCCCGTATctcagatggccgaggaggcaGCTGCTGCTACCGCCTAA
- the LOC116215407 gene encoding uncharacterized protein LOC116215407: MMMGRSALSHAEGFRPENLGHHALAMIGNLCFTIFVIGVLIFTIIAATYEPEDPLFHPTTKITTFLTSNSNATFKDDNTVVKTGEDFMAVNQTVFESFINVTDVEAPPNTVDAASSGCEGAAGQPVDCRDPEVFHLMMKAAIEMFKDIHFYRFGKPVAGNNDSTCDMAWRFRPKEGKTAAFYKDYRRFVIARSENCTHTVASIGEYHTGVNARKRKKNQKPGFEKKPDQSLGMLPVVGETVNDALPVVESEKSFTHGKYLIYNGGGDRCKSMNHYLWSFLCALGEAQYLNRTLVMDLSICLSKIYTSSNQDEEGKDFRFYFDFEHLKESASVLDQQQFWADWNQWQQKDKLNLNLVEDFRVTPMKLHDVKDTLIMRKFGSVEPDNYWYRVCEGETESVVQRPWHLLWKSRRLMDIVSGIATRLNWDYDSVHIERGEKAKNRELWPNLASDTSPDSLLSTLRDKIEEGRHVYIATNEPDMSFFDPLKDKYTTHFLDEYKDLWDENSEWYSETTKLNKGNPVEFDGYMRVSVDTEVFLRGKKQIETFNGLTNDCKDGINTCSTASS; the protein is encoded by the coding sequence ATGATGATGGGTCGGTCGGCCCTGTCGCACGCTGAGGGCTTCAGGCCGGAGAATTTGGGCCACCATGCGTTGGCCATGATTGGGAACCTTTGCTTCACGATATTCGTGATCGGAGTCCTAATCTTCACGATAATCGCTGCTACTTATGAGCCTGAGGACCCGCTTTTCCATCCCACAACCAAGATCACCACGTTCCTCACTTCCAACTCCAACGCCACCTTCAAGGACGATAACACGGTCGTCAAGACCGGCGAGGATTTCATGGCCGTGAATCAGACTGTGTTCGAGTCCTTCATTAACGTCACTGACGTTGAAGCTCCTCCCAATACTGTGGATGCGGCGTCGAGTGGGTGTGAGGGTGCTGCCGGTCAGCCTGTTGACTGCAGGGATCCGGAGGTGTTccacttgatgatgaaggctgcCATTGAAATGTTCAAGGACATCCATTTCTACCGATTTGGGAAACCAGTTGCTGGGAACAATGACAGTACCTGCGACATGGCATGGCGGTTCAGGCCTAAGGAAGGGAAAACCGCTGCATTTTACAAGGATTATCGGAGGTTTGTGATTGCCAGATCGGAGAATTGTACGCATACCGTAGCTAGTATTGGGGAGTATCATACCGGTGTGAATGCtcggaagaggaagaaaaatcagaaaccCGGTTTTGAGAAAAAGCCAGACCAATCACTCGGAATGTTACCTGTCGTGGGAGAGACAGTTAATGACGCCCTTCCTGTCGTCGAGTCTGAGAAGTCGTTTACACACGGGAAGTACTTGATCTACAATGGCGGTGGAGATAGATGCAAGAGCATGAACCATTATCTCTGGAGTTTCTTGTGTGCCCTTGGTGAGGCACAGTACTTGAACAGAACGTTGGTCATGGACTTGAGCATATGTTTGTCTAAGATCTACACTTCGTCAAATCAGGACGAGGAAGGTAAGGACTTCAGGTTTTACTTTGACTTTGAGCATCTGAAGGAGTCCGCTTCGGTTTTGGACCAGCAGCAGTTCTGGGCTGACTGGAACCAGTGGCAGCAGAAAGATAAGTTGAACCTTAATCTTGTGGAGGACTTCAGGGTCACTCCTATGAAGCTTCATGACGTGAAGGACACCTTGATAATGCGGAAGTTTGGGTCAGTGGAACCGGATAATTATTGGTACCGTGTCTGTGAAGGAGAGACGGAGTCTGTTGTTCAACGACCGTGGCATTTGCTCTGGAAATCGAGGCGATTAATGGATATTGTTTCAGGAATTGCCACTAGGCTGAACTGGGATTACGACTCGGTTCACATCGAGCGAGGTGAGAAAGCAAAGAACAGGGAGCTGTGGCCAAATCTTGCATCCGACACTTCTCCCGATTCGCTCCTCTCGACCTTGAGAGACAAAATTGAGGAAGGTCGGCATGTTTACATTGCAACAAACGAGCCCGATATGTCCTTCTTCGACCCCTTGAAGGACAAGTACACGACCCATTTTCTTGATGAGTACAAGGACCTGTGGGACGAGAACAGTGAGTGGTACTCGGAAACCACGAAGCTCAACAAGGGAAACCCAGTCGAGTTCGATGGCTACATGAGGGTCTCGGTCGATACTGAGGTGTTCCTTCGTGGCAAGAAGCAGATTGAGACCTTCAACGGCCTCACGAACGACTGCAAGGATGGGATTAACACCTGTAGTACTGCCTCCAGTTGA